The proteins below come from a single Dinghuibacter silviterrae genomic window:
- a CDS encoding SDR family NAD(P)-dependent oxidoreductase, with protein MQPLKDKVAVVFAASGDIAGAVARSFSDQGAKVYVTARNLDAVKALARELKAEAARVDAMKETEIDHFLQKVVADNGKLDVVFNGIGVSYNDMGGRPPTTQATFEQFMSPMEKLCGSQFLTSRVAARYMMETGSEGTILLLTAALSRSKIPNLAGITAASAAIEGMTRVMAAEFGGNGIKVICICSGALMETKRISGWIESVANQYGIPVEQIVSQYKAFDILKTVPTLKQLGDTAAFLASETGVAFNSHIVDVDCGKLNIL; from the coding sequence ATGCAACCTCTAAAAGACAAAGTAGCCGTCGTATTTGCCGCCTCCGGAGACATAGCGGGCGCCGTGGCGCGATCGTTTTCCGATCAAGGGGCAAAGGTCTATGTTACCGCCCGGAACCTGGATGCCGTAAAAGCGTTGGCGCGCGAGCTCAAAGCGGAAGCCGCCAGGGTGGACGCCATGAAGGAGACCGAAATCGACCACTTCCTACAAAAGGTTGTCGCGGACAACGGCAAATTGGACGTCGTATTCAATGGTATCGGCGTGAGCTACAACGACATGGGCGGCCGTCCACCCACCACCCAAGCGACTTTCGAGCAGTTTATGAGCCCCATGGAAAAACTTTGCGGTTCACAGTTCCTTACGTCCAGGGTAGCGGCAAGGTACATGATGGAAACCGGTTCCGAGGGGACCATCCTGCTGCTCACGGCGGCGCTGTCCAGAAGCAAAATCCCCAACCTGGCAGGCATCACCGCCGCCAGTGCCGCCATTGAAGGGATGACCAGGGTGATGGCCGCGGAATTTGGGGGTAACGGTATAAAGGTGATCTGTATTTGTTCCGGCGCCTTGATGGAGACGAAGCGGATTTCCGGATGGATAGAGTCCGTTGCAAACCAATACGGAATACCGGTGGAGCAAATCGTGTCACAATACAAAGCCTTTGACATATTAAAGACGGTGCCTACACTGAAGCAACTCGGCGACACCGCCGCCTTTCTTGCTTCCGAGACAGGGGTGGCCTTCAACAGTCATATTGTTGACGTGGATTGTGGTAAGTTGAATATCTTGTGA
- a CDS encoding short-chain dehydrogenase — protein MTVQQIEKFIALHPKGASGSVTISFKTRKNVQGVFIQTPDYEELKKKNFWRIVMSPNLDDYIRTKSLSHARIFNGLEFSKLSIP, from the coding sequence ATGACCGTACAACAGATCGAAAAGTTTATAGCGTTGCATCCAAAAGGAGCATCTGGATCCGTGACCATATCCTTTAAAACAAGAAAAAATGTCCAGGGTGTTTTCATTCAAACCCCCGACTACGAGGAATTGAAGAAAAAGAACTTTTGGCGGATCGTCATGTCCCCGAACCTGGATGACTATATCCGTACGAAAAGCCTTAGCCACGCCAGGATATTCAATGGCCTGGAATTCTCGAAGCTGTCGATACCATAG
- a CDS encoding SDR family oxidoreductase, whose protein sequence is MRVFITGATGFIGSALVPDLIKSGHQVLGLARTEAAVDALAAVGAEAHRGALEDLESLRSGAAGADAVIHLGFIHDFSKFAENCEVDRRAILALGEGLGSGRGPLIVTSGTGMGVSGGPRTEMEAPHPSFAHVPRVSEATADVVAAQGVPVSVVRLPQVHDRDKHGLVSLAIDIARQKGVSAYIGEGLNRWPAAYRFDAARVYHLALEKGLAGARYHAVGEEGVPLKAIAEAIGRRLDLPVVSLSPEQAGEHFGFLAAFMGIDMPASSALTQEWLGWRPTGPGMISDIEP, encoded by the coding sequence ATGCGTGTCTTTATTACAGGTGCAACTGGATTTATCGGATCGGCCCTTGTCCCGGACCTGATCAAGTCGGGTCACCAGGTTCTTGGATTGGCTCGTACGGAAGCGGCGGTGGACGCATTGGCAGCGGTGGGCGCGGAAGCGCATCGCGGGGCGCTGGAAGATTTGGAAAGCTTGCGCAGCGGCGCCGCGGGCGCGGATGCGGTCATTCATTTAGGCTTTATCCATGATTTCTCAAAGTTTGCGGAGAATTGCGAGGTCGACCGGCGCGCCATCCTGGCCTTGGGCGAGGGGCTGGGCAGCGGCCGTGGTCCGTTGATTGTTACCTCGGGAACGGGTATGGGCGTTTCGGGCGGGCCCAGGACGGAAATGGAAGCCCCCCACCCCAGTTTCGCGCACGTACCCCGTGTGTCGGAAGCGACGGCGGACGTGGTGGCGGCGCAGGGGGTCCCGGTGTCGGTGGTGCGTCTTCCGCAGGTGCATGACCGGGACAAGCATGGGCTCGTCTCCCTTGCCATTGACATCGCCCGTCAAAAAGGGGTGTCGGCATACATCGGTGAAGGGCTGAACCGCTGGCCGGCGGCCTACCGGTTTGATGCCGCGCGGGTTTATCACCTGGCGTTGGAAAAAGGGTTGGCCGGTGCGCGGTATCATGCGGTGGGCGAAGAGGGCGTGCCGCTCAAAGCCATCGCCGAAGCGATCGGCCGCCGGTTGGACCTGCCGGTGGTGTCCTTGTCTCCGGAGCAGGCGGGTGAGCACTTTGGTTTTTTGGCGGCGTTTATGGGGATCGATATGCCGGCGTCGAGTGCCTTGACCCAGGAATGGCTGGGATGGCGTCCGACAGGGCCGGGGATGATT
- a CDS encoding c-type cytochrome, with the protein MFSPARLCGWGLVVIACSCKPHGNGGLDWKAPDTARIPATEEGRLIRYGRDLIANTAYYLGPKGTKAVLTNGMNCQNCHLDAGTKAWGNNYSAVYATYPKFRDRSGSVENIHRRVNDCLERSLNGRPLDTNSLEMKAISAYLRWLGQDVPKGTKPAGAGIRDIPFLDRAADPEKGRLVYQQLCQRCHGADGQGTLNPDSASYRYPPLWGAYSYTTGAGLYRISRLAGLVKDNMPYGGSHDAPLLTDEQAWDVAAFINSQPRPEKVFPKDWPDIARKPVDQPFGPYADTFSAMQHKYGPFSPIRNVH; encoded by the coding sequence ATGTTTTCGCCGGCTAGGTTATGCGGGTGGGGTCTCGTAGTCATCGCCTGTTCCTGCAAGCCGCATGGGAACGGAGGTCTTGACTGGAAGGCGCCTGATACGGCCCGGATACCAGCTACGGAGGAAGGCAGGCTCATCCGCTATGGCCGGGATCTTATCGCCAATACTGCCTATTACCTTGGTCCAAAAGGAACAAAGGCCGTCCTCACCAATGGCATGAACTGTCAGAACTGTCACCTCGACGCAGGGACAAAAGCATGGGGCAACAATTACAGCGCCGTATACGCCACTTACCCAAAATTTCGCGACCGCAGCGGATCAGTGGAAAATATCCACCGCCGGGTAAACGACTGTCTCGAAAGAAGCCTCAATGGCCGTCCACTGGATACCAATAGCCTTGAGATGAAAGCCATCTCCGCCTACCTCCGGTGGCTGGGGCAGGATGTGCCCAAAGGAACAAAGCCCGCGGGTGCAGGCATCAGGGATATTCCCTTCCTTGACAGGGCAGCCGATCCGGAAAAAGGCCGCCTGGTTTATCAACAGCTCTGTCAGCGATGTCACGGCGCGGATGGCCAGGGGACGCTCAATCCCGACAGCGCCAGCTACCGGTACCCTCCTTTATGGGGAGCCTATAGCTATACCACCGGTGCAGGACTCTACCGCATCAGCCGTCTGGCCGGCCTGGTAAAAGACAACATGCCTTACGGTGGCTCCCACGACGCCCCTCTCCTCACGGACGAACAGGCATGGGATGTGGCTGCGTTCATCAACAGCCAGCCGCGACCCGAAAAGGTCTTTCCGAAAGACTGGCCAGACATCGCGCGAAAACCGGTCGACCAACCCTTCGGGCCGTATGCGGATACCTTTAGTGCGATGCAACACAAATATGGGCCGTTCAGTCCCATTAGGAATGTGCACTAG
- a CDS encoding DMT family transporter, translated as MSAKTTSGWMYGFIGVVIFSGSLPATRVAILDFSPLFLTAARATIAGLLALFVLFVFKEKRPAREQIFPLSIVGLGVVVGYPLLSGLALQYVTSAHSIVFVGILPLVTALFGVIRGGERPRPVFWIFSLVGSLLVVGFAVAQGIKGSPVGDGLMLLAILLCGLGYAEGARLSKTLGGWQVISWALVLSLPVMVPLVFFLPPASFVQIHAAGWIGLSYVSLFSMFIGFIFWYRGLAQGGTATVGQLQLLQPFFGLGLAATLLHEKVSLGMVGVTVGVILCVAGSKKFAKPIPPQKNPFSPQSPF; from the coding sequence ATGAGCGCAAAAACGACAAGTGGTTGGATGTATGGTTTTATCGGGGTAGTGATATTCAGTGGTTCACTACCCGCCACAAGGGTGGCCATTCTGGACTTCAGCCCCTTGTTTCTAACGGCGGCGCGGGCCACCATTGCCGGTCTGCTGGCGCTTTTTGTCCTTTTTGTCTTTAAGGAAAAACGACCGGCGCGGGAACAGATTTTCCCCCTGTCGATCGTCGGGTTGGGTGTAGTGGTGGGTTATCCCCTTTTATCGGGGTTGGCCTTGCAATATGTCACCTCCGCGCACTCCATCGTTTTTGTAGGCATATTGCCGCTTGTCACCGCCCTATTCGGGGTGATTCGCGGAGGAGAGCGCCCCCGGCCGGTATTCTGGATATTCTCCCTGGTGGGAAGCCTCCTGGTCGTTGGCTTTGCTGTCGCGCAAGGCATAAAAGGATCACCTGTGGGGGATGGACTCATGCTGCTGGCGATCCTTCTTTGCGGGCTGGGCTATGCGGAGGGCGCCAGACTCTCAAAGACGCTGGGTGGTTGGCAGGTGATTTCCTGGGCATTGGTGTTGTCGTTGCCGGTCATGGTCCCGCTTGTTTTCTTTTTACCCCCGGCCTCCTTTGTTCAAATTCACGCGGCCGGCTGGATTGGCCTGAGCTATGTCTCGCTGTTCAGCATGTTTATCGGTTTTATATTCTGGTATCGGGGGCTTGCACAAGGCGGGACGGCAACGGTCGGCCAGTTGCAACTGTTACAACCCTTCTTTGGATTGGGGTTGGCGGCGACGTTGCTTCACGAAAAGGTGAGCCTGGGGATGGTGGGCGTGACCGTGGGGGTGATTCTTTGTGTGGCGGGCTCGAAAAAGTTTGCAAAGCCTATTCCTCCGCAAAAAAATCCTTTTTCTCCCCAATCGCCGTTCTAA
- a CDS encoding aminotransferase-like domain-containing protein, which yields MPRNFLYHEIAGRIAAQIRNGTLKAGDRLPSVRMLCQEHGIGMNTAKRIFLELEAQSLIESKPQSGYFVHKLLYLKLPLPEVSRPSPTAHCKEPDGLISRVYANMGNEKLTLFSIGAPSGDLLPFPKLKKELVLATRALKEGGTAYEPLPGNTKLRRMMAARSLAWGGHLTEDDLVTTSGGMNALSFCLMALGKPGDTVAIESPCYPGILQLAVSLGLKVLELPTHPTTGIEIDALMKAIPKIDICLLVPNFNTPLGSCMPEEHKKAVVTLLAKHGIPLIEDDVYGDLYFGGQRPPCCKSFDETGTVLWCSSVSKTLAPGYRVGWVAPGKYKAQILKLKLVHALSSTSVVQEAVGNFLSTGRYDHHLRRLRATLQSNYQNYVHTIAEYFPDGTKTSRPQGGLALWVEFPKRIDTTELYDFAIRQRISIAPGRMFTLQHQFEHCMRLCIGLPWSEDIRFKLKKLGNLAKMM from the coding sequence ATGCCCAGGAATTTTTTATACCATGAAATAGCCGGCAGGATCGCCGCTCAGATCAGAAATGGGACCCTGAAAGCCGGCGACAGGCTGCCCTCGGTGAGGATGTTATGCCAGGAACATGGCATCGGTATGAATACGGCAAAGCGGATATTTTTGGAGCTGGAGGCCCAGTCATTGATCGAATCCAAACCCCAATCGGGCTATTTTGTACATAAACTGCTGTATCTAAAATTACCGCTTCCCGAGGTAAGCCGCCCTTCTCCGACAGCTCATTGCAAGGAGCCAGACGGACTTATCAGCAGGGTCTACGCCAATATGGGCAACGAGAAGCTCACCCTGTTCTCCATCGGCGCACCATCCGGAGACCTGCTGCCCTTCCCAAAATTGAAAAAGGAACTCGTTTTGGCCACCCGGGCGCTTAAGGAAGGCGGAACGGCGTATGAACCGCTACCCGGCAATACAAAATTGAGAAGGATGATGGCGGCCCGCTCCCTGGCCTGGGGCGGCCATCTCACGGAAGACGACCTGGTGACGACCAGCGGCGGCATGAACGCGCTGTCTTTTTGCCTGATGGCATTAGGCAAGCCCGGCGATACGGTTGCCATAGAAAGTCCGTGCTATCCGGGCATTTTGCAACTGGCCGTAAGTCTGGGTCTAAAAGTGCTGGAGCTGCCGACGCATCCGACGACAGGGATAGAAATAGATGCCTTAATGAAAGCCATTCCAAAGATTGATATCTGCTTATTGGTCCCCAACTTCAATACCCCCTTGGGCAGTTGTATGCCGGAAGAGCACAAGAAGGCGGTTGTGACGCTGCTGGCAAAGCACGGCATACCACTGATAGAGGACGATGTATATGGCGACCTCTATTTTGGTGGGCAACGTCCACCCTGTTGCAAATCGTTTGACGAGACAGGCACCGTGCTATGGTGTAGTTCCGTTTCCAAAACCCTGGCGCCGGGCTATCGCGTCGGCTGGGTAGCCCCCGGCAAATACAAAGCGCAAATACTAAAGCTAAAGCTGGTGCACGCCTTGTCCTCCACCTCCGTTGTCCAGGAAGCCGTGGGGAATTTCCTAAGTACCGGCAGGTATGACCATCACCTCCGTCGTCTTCGGGCAACCCTCCAAAGCAACTACCAAAACTATGTCCACACGATAGCGGAATACTTCCCCGATGGGACAAAGACGAGCCGGCCACAAGGCGGCCTTGCCCTATGGGTTGAATTTCCCAAAAGGATCGATACCACCGAATTGTATGACTTCGCCATCAGGCAACGCATCAGCATTGCCCCCGGGCGCATGTTCACGCTTCAACACCAGTTTGAGCACTGCATGCGGCTTTGTATCGGGTTGCCCTGGTCCGAAGACATAAGATTCAAATTGAAAAAGCTGGGGAACCTCGCGAAAATGATGTGA
- a CDS encoding DUF4382 domain-containing protein has translation MKRTTVVSLALLCLGAMIPACIKVTTPGGGSSDKQDLQMMLTDDPPPTPPDSVLIDAMASITAVNVDIESMSIMMWSDTDHWEPLDIMPGVYNLLNLRNGMDTALGTTHLKKGQVKAIKVVFGNQSSVTANGINVQLGLLFAPTVVVPVTNDTIQLGDTPLQLWMDIDAGRSIVELAQGNFGLKPFIRLFTTNSASIKGIVMPHASAPLVGVISGSDTLVALPSFTGDSGMWEIRGIKTATVNVFFHATASSYHDTALLDVPVVRGTITDVGSVELKQ, from the coding sequence ATGAAACGCACTACTGTGGTTTCCCTGGCCTTGCTATGCCTGGGAGCGATGATTCCTGCTTGTATCAAGGTAACGACACCAGGAGGGGGTTCTTCGGACAAACAAGACCTCCAAATGATGTTGACGGACGATCCCCCGCCCACGCCCCCGGACTCCGTTCTGATCGATGCCATGGCCAGCATCACCGCCGTAAACGTGGACATAGAATCCATGTCCATAATGATGTGGTCGGACACCGATCACTGGGAACCCCTGGACATCATGCCCGGGGTATATAACCTCTTGAACCTCAGGAACGGCATGGATACCGCGTTGGGCACAACGCACCTCAAAAAGGGACAGGTTAAAGCGATCAAGGTGGTCTTCGGGAACCAAAGCTCCGTGACCGCAAACGGCATCAATGTTCAACTGGGTTTACTGTTTGCACCCACGGTGGTCGTCCCCGTGACCAATGATACGATACAGTTGGGCGACACCCCCCTCCAGCTATGGATGGACATCGACGCCGGGCGTTCGATCGTCGAGCTCGCGCAGGGGAACTTCGGACTCAAACCCTTTATCCGCCTGTTCACCACCAACAGCGCCAGTATAAAAGGGATCGTCATGCCCCACGCGTCCGCGCCCCTCGTCGGCGTCATCAGCGGCAGCGATACGCTGGTGGCCCTGCCTTCCTTCACCGGGGATTCCGGTATGTGGGAAATACGCGGGATAAAAACGGCTACGGTAAACGTCTTCTTCCACGCGACAGCTTCAAGCTACCACGATACGGCGTTGCTCGATGTTCCCGTGGTGCGCGGGACGATCACCGATGTAGGGAGTGTCGAGTTGAAGCAATAG
- a CDS encoding RNA recognition motif domain-containing protein codes for MTLYVSNLAFQVTDRDLQSLFTPFGAVNSINIIMDKATGRSRGFAFVEIPDAAGENAIRELQGVDLQGRPLSIAPAKPKRDESDGGFQPNRNRNRF; via the coding sequence ATGACTCTTTATGTCTCCAACCTGGCTTTCCAGGTAACGGATCGTGATCTTCAATCTCTTTTTACGCCTTTTGGCGCCGTTAACTCCATTAACATTATTATGGATAAAGCTACGGGAAGGTCCCGCGGGTTTGCTTTTGTGGAAATACCGGACGCCGCCGGCGAAAACGCCATCCGCGAGCTTCAAGGTGTTGATTTGCAAGGCCGGCCGCTATCCATTGCCCCTGCAAAGCCGAAAAGGGATGAATCCGATGGTGGGTTCCAACCCAACCGTAACCGGAACAGGTTTTAG
- a CDS encoding response regulator, which yields MPTSIAIFEDNSPLRESLTVLLSGVEGYIVCGGYENCAGAADVIRQHQPDIVIMDLDMPGVDGIEGLRIIKEQRPETFILMYTVFEDEDRLFQCLCGGANGYILKNSSFVYLLEAIENMLHGGAPLSPVIARKVLQSFRPPHTAYRLSDREKEVLKYLIKGYSYKMIAVHCHISLDTVRGHIRNIYSKLHVNCGREAVSKALRGNIL from the coding sequence ATGCCCACAAGCATTGCCATCTTCGAAGACAATTCTCCGCTCCGCGAATCGCTGACGGTACTGTTAAGCGGTGTGGAAGGGTATATCGTATGCGGCGGTTATGAGAACTGCGCCGGGGCTGCCGACGTCATCCGGCAACACCAGCCCGACATCGTGATCATGGACCTTGATATGCCGGGTGTGGATGGCATTGAAGGCCTTCGCATCATAAAAGAGCAACGGCCGGAAACCTTTATCCTCATGTATACGGTATTCGAGGACGAGGACCGCTTGTTCCAATGCCTTTGTGGCGGGGCCAACGGGTATATCCTGAAGAACTCTTCTTTTGTCTACCTGCTGGAAGCCATCGAGAATATGCTGCATGGCGGCGCGCCCCTTTCTCCCGTCATCGCCAGGAAGGTATTGCAGTCCTTCCGCCCCCCACACACAGCGTACAGGCTTTCGGACCGCGAAAAAGAAGTACTGAAGTATCTTATAAAAGGCTACAGCTATAAAATGATTGCCGTCCATTGTCATATCAGCCTCGACACGGTAAGGGGACATATCCGGAACATCTATTCCAAACTACACGTCAACTGCGGCCGGGAAGCCGTATCAAAAGCGCTCCGCGGGAACATCCTGTAA
- a CDS encoding twin-arginine translocation signal domain-containing protein: protein MSTTTRRSFLGNIAVGTAALATLNVPLHLNATPARAGDADTWFSQLKGKHRIVLDVPHPNELFPFAWSRVFLMTNMATGTPEKENNVVVVLRHEGIPFAFEDRIWEKYKFGEVFKYNDPKTKAPSTRNPFWKPMHGDFTVPGLGPVDIGIDQLQNSGVMFCVCDVAMTVYSAALAGSGDPAEVKKDWMSGLLPGVQPMPSGVWAVGRAQEHGCSYVFAG, encoded by the coding sequence ATGTCCACCACAACCCGTCGCAGCTTCCTTGGGAACATAGCCGTAGGCACGGCCGCCCTGGCTACATTGAATGTTCCGCTTCATCTGAATGCCACACCCGCCCGGGCTGGCGATGCCGACACCTGGTTCAGCCAGCTCAAAGGCAAGCACCGGATCGTATTGGACGTCCCACACCCCAACGAGTTATTTCCGTTCGCGTGGTCAAGGGTCTTCCTCATGACCAACATGGCGACCGGTACGCCCGAGAAAGAGAACAACGTCGTCGTCGTACTCCGTCACGAAGGCATTCCCTTTGCGTTCGAGGATCGGATCTGGGAAAAATACAAATTCGGGGAGGTATTCAAGTACAACGACCCGAAAACAAAAGCCCCCTCCACCCGCAACCCCTTCTGGAAACCCATGCATGGGGATTTCACCGTTCCCGGTCTCGGCCCCGTGGATATCGGTATCGACCAGTTGCAAAACAGCGGGGTCATGTTCTGTGTCTGCGATGTCGCCATGACCGTATACAGCGCAGCCCTGGCAGGAAGCGGCGACCCGGCCGAGGTAAAAAAGGACTGGATGTCCGGGCTGTTGCCGGGGGTCCAGCCCATGCCTTCCGGCGTTTGGGCGGTAGGTCGCGCCCAGGAACACGGATGTTCCTATGTTTTCGCCGGCTAG
- a CDS encoding RNA polymerase sigma factor, which translates to MDINDFQTLFAEFQNPLKSYLYRLVTDRNDVEDLTHDTFIRAFSKISTFNQESSLKTWVFKIATNLAYDHLRRQKRWQADAQDRAADLAIGSEEIRQVFWMVHHTSPYGAYEMKEHIDYCFTCISKTLPIENQVALILKDIYDFQVREIGLILGKTEGVIKHLLNDARSTMTDIFEHRCALINKNGVCHQCSHINEIFNPKQDQQEELMKLDLVKGSKKYNREELYALRTMLVKAIDPLHASGTDFHEEIMKCLRTAIGEKKDFFAEE; encoded by the coding sequence ATGGATATCAACGATTTCCAAACCCTTTTCGCCGAGTTTCAAAACCCGTTAAAGTCATACCTGTATCGTCTGGTGACCGACCGGAATGACGTGGAGGACCTGACGCACGACACGTTTATCCGGGCATTTTCCAAGATATCCACCTTTAACCAGGAATCTTCCCTAAAAACCTGGGTGTTCAAAATAGCGACCAACCTCGCGTATGATCATTTACGGCGACAAAAAAGATGGCAGGCCGACGCCCAGGACCGGGCGGCGGACCTCGCCATCGGTTCCGAGGAAATCCGGCAGGTATTTTGGATGGTCCACCATACATCGCCTTACGGGGCGTACGAAATGAAGGAGCATATCGACTACTGTTTTACTTGTATATCAAAAACCTTACCCATCGAAAACCAGGTCGCCCTGATCTTAAAAGACATTTACGATTTTCAAGTCAGGGAAATTGGCCTTATCCTGGGGAAAACGGAAGGCGTCATCAAGCACCTGCTAAACGACGCCAGGAGCACGATGACGGATATATTTGAGCACAGGTGCGCGCTCATCAACAAAAATGGCGTCTGTCACCAATGCAGCCACATCAACGAAATATTCAACCCCAAACAGGACCAGCAGGAGGAGCTCATGAAGCTGGACCTTGTAAAGGGTTCGAAAAAATACAACCGGGAGGAGCTGTATGCCTTGCGGACCATGCTGGTAAAAGCGATCGATCCCCTGCATGCGTCGGGGACCGATTTTCACGAGGAGATTATGAAGTGTCTTAGAACGGCGATTGGGGAGAAAAAGGATTTTTTTGCGGAGGAATAG
- a CDS encoding DUF502 domain-containing protein: MSIVRQTGGMIRNTFINGIIFLIPLVALGWVFSGAIGGIAGAMSSTQSNPWVQSHGGLLLLLPMVVLGFVAFVFALGILVHITVLQRAKNWLEQQVLDMMPGYDFLKSMMEEKLHVKEKKGAPVLVQWSSSQQLGILVEEKEGRAVVFFPTSTIMGGGAVHVVRVEQITRLSFSLTELDNILIRSGGGLLGEA; this comes from the coding sequence ATGAGTATCGTACGACAAACAGGCGGCATGATCCGCAACACGTTTATCAATGGCATTATTTTTCTAATCCCACTGGTCGCACTTGGCTGGGTTTTTAGCGGCGCTATCGGAGGTATCGCAGGCGCCATGAGCAGTACCCAAAGCAACCCCTGGGTACAATCGCACGGCGGTTTGTTGTTGTTGCTGCCGATGGTGGTTTTGGGATTCGTTGCTTTTGTCTTTGCCTTGGGCATCCTGGTCCATATTACGGTACTTCAACGTGCCAAGAACTGGCTGGAGCAACAAGTACTGGATATGATGCCGGGGTACGATTTCCTAAAGTCAATGATGGAGGAAAAACTGCACGTAAAGGAGAAGAAGGGCGCCCCCGTGCTGGTGCAATGGTCTTCCTCGCAGCAGTTAGGCATATTGGTGGAGGAAAAAGAAGGGCGCGCCGTGGTGTTTTTCCCCACCAGTACCATCATGGGCGGTGGCGCGGTACACGTTGTACGCGTCGAGCAGATTACAAGACTTTCCTTTTCACTTACAGAGCTGGATAATATATTGATCCGGTCGGGCGGGGGATTGCTGGGGGAAGCCTAA